The Hippocampus zosterae strain Florida chromosome 10, ASM2543408v3, whole genome shotgun sequence genome contains the following window.
atacatacatacatacatacatacatacatacatacatacatacatacatacatacatacatacacacgtaCATACATCATATGCTAATAGCGTGTCATGGACCAGCACTCccgaatgaacaaaaaaaaaaaatcattcttgtCGAACTGGATATGCATACTTAAGTAACGCCTTTCTTTGTGAGGCGTCACCAGCATTCCTGAACATAAacaagaatttttaaaaagcaatttaTTTGCACAATTTGTCCTCGACTGGGGAAAGCGCACGGTTCTCCTTGAGATGCAGCGCAATAAAGCACGATTTATGTTACTGTATctcaaagtcaaagcaaaacagaTTTGGCATACTAAGCTGATTTGCAAAGCTGTGAATTCCACAAAAGACTGTGTTTTCATGcggatttttacatttttttgcgcGACTTTGTGTAGTGTGAAATCGGGGCGGCACATTGTGATTGATGGTCGTCTTCAGCCCGAACATGTAAGtgcttggaggaaaaaaaagcacacatctGGAAGTACTTGCTGCAAGGGGGTCATCCACTGAGTGCTCATTTACCCTCCTCCCTCATGCAACAGAATAGCCACTttcacaaacagacacacaccagTGGGAGacaattgggggcgggggggggggggggggcggactgTGTCTTGCTTAAAGAAAACCTCCAAATTTATTTAATTGGCaaagccagtttttttttttcgacgtgagaatgttttcgtttttttgaTCGCAGGATGGCGTTGTCAAGAGAAAAGAGGCCATCAACTGAATGCTTTGCATAGAGGAACTTTTGTATTTGTCTAAGCCTCTTTTTCTCTGCTTGTCAACTTGCCAGGATCCCAGACCAAATTGGCTGGATAAGATGCCAAACTCCAGCACGCCACCGAGCACCCCCCACGTCACTGTTTCTAAGGCCCGTAACACACCACTTGTCTTTGTGTCCTGCTCTCAACTTTCCCAAAAAGCAACCAACACCTCACAAAATTGGGTATTAGGATGCATGCGATCAAGACTACTGCATCTCACGAGGCCTCAATTCAAAGAGCATTAAAGGACTATTTCACTCTTGACATGtgtgctttgatttatttttcctttggcTGTTTAGCTACTTATTCAAGATCAATTTTGGGTTATTGCCTGTAACGAAAgactgctttttgttttatttgtatgtcTTTACAGTATATTAACAGCAGTCAGCACGGTGCtttagtggttagcatgtctgcttaACAGTTGCAAGTTTGAATCTCGGCTCTGTCCTTCATTTGTTCACTTGTGTTCTTCTATTGTCCTGTTTCTCTGCCCATGGCATGATGAGCTAGGATGGGTGaagatccagagccactttcaagtgctttagtggttagcatgtctgcttaACAGTTGCTAGTTTGAATCTCGGCTCTGTCCTTCATTTGTTCACTTGTGTTCTTCTATTGTCCTGTTTCTCTGCCCATGGCATGATGAGCTAGGACGGGTGaagatccagagccactttcaagtgactcagcgttttttttttttgtgtaatcaCAAATGAAAAAGTCCAGATTATCAACAAAATGTAATGGATCCTTTCTGATGATCTATCACGACACATtaaatttggttttattttagctTTATGCTAAATATGAGTTGCAACGTAATGGTCGAATCAGCTCAGATCCAAATGTGCCTTTCTTTTGAAGAGAGACACACCCAGTCTGTTGCAAAGTTGTCATTGTGCCACAACACGCGTTttcatcaaaatgacaaatatagACTGGAAGGTGACAAAGTCTTTCCTCGTGGGTGTTTTTGTGACCACTCTTGACTGAGTCTACAGACACGCCTAACAACACGGTTCGACAAAACATGAGCAGGCAACatcggagaaaaaaacccaactcaaTTTATTAAAgatttgcatacatttgcaAAAATACATCCAGCATCGCGATGTCCGTCTCCACGGAGACGAACTGTACATGATCTGATTGTATTGAACACCAAagaagtgatcattttaaaGCCAGAACCTCATTCGGTTTGGCAGACATTCAAATTCAGCCTTGAGCCTGGACATTTCTTCACTCCACAGGAAAAAGGTTCATTTGTCATACTTCTTGCGTCATGCGTTATTCAAACGGGCACAGCAAAAAGTGAACTGCTGGTCAATGTGGCTTCAGTGTGTTTTCCCTCTCACGCCTACGTCGCTACGTAGCCACCACATCAAAGGCTATGTGACGAACTTCCACAATGAAGAGCACATATGGCTTTTGGGAATGACATTCACATTAtggtcttttgtttgtttgtttggtttttttttgcatttgacaaCGTTCTTCAAACACAATTAAATTGGTTCGCAAATAGCAAAACCGCGTCATACTTTGTACACATCGTTTTCTCCATCAACGTCATTAACTGACGCTATAAGTGGCAGAGTTAATTAGACTTTGGCGAAGTTGTCGGCCATCTTGGCTCAGCGTGGTAATAAAACGAAGGGAAAAACACCATCCTCGCTCTGAAAATGCAGTACTAGTGAGGCGCGGAACCACATTTTTCGTCGTTTGACGTTCGGTCAAGTCAATGGATTTGCACAGCCTCGGCGAAGAAGTCCTTTGAGCATCGAACTCAAAAAGGCAGGAAGGACGCGAACGGTCCTCAAAATTGGCTTAAATGACGCCTTAAACTTAGTGGTCATGTGGTCAGTGGTGGTAAAAGCGACGTACGATTGAGCTCATCGGCATTTCTATGAACATTCGgactgctttgtttgtgatgaaAATAAGCGCAAAAACAAAGTTATTGTTTGTATGCAGATTAAAGAATGTGAATATGACGTGACGTTTTGGATACATACTGACCGTTTTATGTTCATTCATTGATCATCCATTtgcatcaataaaaaaaaaaactcttaaagCTTGAGGAAGAGGTATGTGATCGAAGGCACAGTGCCGGAATAACGACGAAGGGCCAAAGGACTGGTCCATATTGGCAGGATCACAACGCAAGGCTATCCCGGTGGCAGTTGAGCACCTCGTAGTGTTGggtctgtcccagctgtctgtgAAACACTCCTCGTTTCTGGGTCCTCAAGCAGCGGATGTTCTGTCCGAGCGCAATGCTCTTGATCGCGGGTAAGTGCGAGAGCGTGTTATGCGGTAAAAACGTCACTCCACAGCCGGATAAATTCAGCTCCTGCAGCGAGTCCAGTCCAGTAAAAACGGATCGTCGTAGCGTTTTCAACTTGGGGTTGTTGGAGAGATCCAACACCTGGAGACTCCGGAGTCCCTTAAAGCTATTCGACTCGATTTCCCGAAGCTGACGAAGGCTGCTCAGGGATAAGAAAACCAGATCTGTCAGGTGAGCGAAGTCGCCTTCTTCAATGGCAACGATGGGGTTGCTATCCAGACTGAGGTATCGGAGTATCTCGAGTCCCCCGAGATTCGGTATGCCGGAAAGACGGTTTCCCGTTAGATTCAAGTTTTGAATGTGGACAAGTTTCCCGTGCGGTGTTGTGGAAATCGAGGCCAGCTTGTTGTGCGACAGATCCACGCTGACGGGTTTGCTGTTGACTTTCGCCACAAACGCGCTCATGTTGAAGTCGCGGAGGTTGTTGTGGCTGAGGTCCACTTCGGCCAGAGGGAGGCCAAAGAAGCAGTCCGGCGGGAGGCCCTCCAAGTCATTGTGGCTCAGGTCGAGAGTCTCCAGGTAACGTAGCTTGGACAGAGCATTGGGGCTTACCTGGAAAACAACACACGGGTAACAgaatctttttcattcattcattttccgtaccgcttgatcctcactagggtcgcgggggggtgctggagcctatcccagcagtcttcgggcagtaggcgggggacaccctgaatcggttgccagccaatcgcagggcacacagagaagaacaaccatccacgctcacactcacacctagggacaatttagagtgttcaatcagcctgccacgcatgtttttggaatgtgggaggaaaccggagcacccggagaaaacccacacaggcccggggagaacatgcaaactccacacagggaggccggagctggaatcgaacccggtacctctgcactgtgaagcccacgtgctaaccactggactaccgggccgccttggtaACAGAATCTTCagcaacaaaaactaaaaagaggattttttaaaaaccgaGCCACATTCGGTGATGTCTCTTAAaaagtaccagccaattctggaccaagtctgaaaagacgtttaaaaacgtctttgggagtgaatgagttaaaagcagaAGTCAACCGAGGACACGCATCTATCGTAATGTTTGCCACCGTTTGTGACGCCAACGAATCGCGTTGGTTTTCGATTGACTCACTTTCGTAATGTTGTTGCTGCTAAGGTCCAAGCTAACGAGGGTGGTGTAACCGGGCCCGGCCAGCATGTTGTCAGTCAGGTGGCCCAAGGCATTGGAGGACAGGTCCAGGAAGGCCGTGTCCAGCGGGATGGCCACAGGCATGATGGCGCCGGGGCCCAACCCTCGACAGTCGACTGTGGTCAGGCTGAAGCTGTCAAACAGCCCGAAGCTTTCCACCTCGCAGCGGCAGCCCGCGTGGCAGTTCTTGACCGAAGTGCACCGCACGCCcgccagcagcaacagcagcaggtcAAGCCACAGGAAGAGCGCCATTATGTTCTGCAAACACAGCACGTTACTTACGACCACGCCCCAAATGTCTGACAGTGGCACTTATAACGTCAAATTTAAGCAAATGGAATACCCCTCAACAACTTAGAATGGTACTTtagatttttcattcattcattcatcttccgtaccgcttgatcctcactagggtcgcaggggggtgccggagcctatcccagctgtctccgggcagtaggcgggggacaccctgaatgagttgccagccaatcgcagggcacacagaaacgaacaaccattcgcgctcacactcacacctcgggacaatttagagcgttcaatcggCCTACCgtatatgtttttggaatgtgggaggaaaccggagcacccggagaaaacccacgcaggcccggggagaacatgcaaactccacacagggaggccgtagctggaatcgaacccggtacctctgcactgtgaagcccacgtgctaaccactggactaccgggccgcctagattTTTCATTTACTACctttttacacacacgcacacaaatttaCCAAGCCTCCCTGTTCCTAGTTCAATTCTTATCAAGCACATCATGTTCTCGAGGACCGATAACgaccaaaagctttttttttttgtttaatggaAAAGAAGAAGCCCTCGTAGCCTAACTATGTGGCGTTCCCAGTCGCCTTGCGTGCACAACTGCGCAGGGAGGAACGGACAGACGGAGACAGCTTTCACACCTTAACACATGACAAATGAGGTCAAATGGGGAAATGAAGTCTCATGGTTGGGTCGTCCTGCCGTGACACAGCAGGCCAAAGAGATAAAAACGCCACTTCTCTTCTTTGCGAAACGACGACCACATTTGGCAACGTGACAAGCCGGCGGCTTGAAAAGGCTCCGCATCAGCGAATAAAAAGCCGGGGCCCTTGAAAGAAATGTCGTTTGTTCACTTGACAGGCAATgcattcaaatactgtactggGGTTATTAGACAGGTATTTACTGGCAACTACAGTGTAGTTTTGCTGTTGCTCAAAGTACGCTACTCGTACCTCTgtactgtttttcttttgaccCCTGCACTCCAAACAATACTGGCTGTGGGTGTGCAACAGGTCGCTTCAGGCTGCTAACTACAAACTTGAAATGGCAACAGTCAGCTTTTGGACTTTTCACCGGCAAGTCTGTTGTTGGGAGACTTTTACAAGGCCAAACACTTCAACCGTAGTCGTAAAACATACAGACGTGAAGCACAATGATTGTCTGGTGGCGCTCTGCAGGAGATCCCGTCTGAAAGCCGCCTGACATCATTATATGACAAAAGAGACAtccaactgctgttcacaataTTAAACCGTCCTAATTTAGAAACGCACCAGcactgataattttacagtttgggCCCTGCAAGTCCCAAAGACTCGcttgatcagaaaagtatgagtcccattatgcatttagagagtcccaaatttcgaattgtgaaatggtctacttattcaattgcataatGATGCAAATACAATCAATCACATCTCTTGAGTAATCCAAgt
Protein-coding sequences here:
- the tsku gene encoding tsukushi, translating into MALFLWLDLLLLLLAGVRCTSVKNCHAGCRCEVESFGLFDSFSLTTVDCRGLGPGAIMPVAIPLDTAFLDLSSNALGHLTDNMLAGPGYTTLVSLDLSSNNITKVSPNALSKLRYLETLDLSHNDLEGLPPDCFFGLPLAEVDLSHNNLRDFNMSAFVAKVNSKPVSVDLSHNKLASISTTPHGKLVHIQNLNLTGNRLSGIPNLGGLEILRYLSLDSNPIVAIEEGDFAHLTDLVFLSLSSLRQLREIESNSFKGLRSLQVLDLSNNPKLKTLRRSVFTGLDSLQELNLSGCGVTFLPHNTLSHLPAIKSIALGQNIRCLRTQKRGVFHRQLGQTQHYEVLNCHRDSLAL